From the genome of Neomonachus schauinslandi chromosome 5, ASM220157v2, whole genome shotgun sequence, one region includes:
- the COMMD3 gene encoding COMM domain-containing protein 3: MELSEYVQKGFQMLADPGSFDSNAFTLLLRAAFQSLLDAQADEAVLDHPDLKHIDPVVLKHCHTAAATYILEAGKQRADKSTLSTYLEDCKFDRERIELFCTEYQNNKNSLESLLGSIGRSLPHITDVSWRLEYQIKTNQLHKMYRPAYLVTLNVENTDSRSHPEISFSCSMEQLQDLVGKLKDASKSLERATQL, encoded by the exons ATGGAGCTCTCGGAGTATGTGCAGAAAGGCTTCCAGATGCTGGCAGATCCTGGCTCCTTCGACTCCAACGCCTTCACGCTTCTCCTCCGGGCGGCTTTCCAGAGCCTGCTGGACGCCCAGGCGGACGAGGCCGTGTTAG atcaCCCAGACTTGAAACATATCGATCCTGTGGTTTTAAAACATTGTCACACAGCAGCTGCAACTTACATACTGGAGGCAGGAAAGCAAAGAGCTGACAAATCAACTCTAAG CACTTATCTAGAAGACTGTAAATTTGATAGAGAGCGAATAGAACTGTTTTGCACGGAATATCAG aATAATAAGAATTCCCTAGAAAGCCTACTGGGAAG TATAGGCAGATCTCTCCCTCATATAACTGATGTTTCTTGGCGTTTGGAATATCAGATAAAG ACCAATCAACTTCATAAGATGTACAGACCTGCATATTTGGTGACCTTAAATGTAGAG aaTACTGATTCCCGATCCCACCCAGAGATTAGTTTTAGTTGCAGCATGGAACAATTACAG GACTTAGTGGGGAAACTTAAAGATGCTTCGAAAAGTCTGGAAAGAGCAACTCAGTTGTAA